One region of Salvelinus namaycush isolate Seneca chromosome 3, SaNama_1.0, whole genome shotgun sequence genomic DNA includes:
- the LOC120044382 gene encoding zinc finger protein 91-like: MSKLQLLNVFLTKRLTAAAVEIYVEVEKTITEYENEISSSKEEIKRLRRLLDLVFNPEIKLHRADLHQLYLPDEVSPEQQEWSPSLKQEDPEPSQIKEEHEVWTSQGGEQFKELEPDTKELIFTPSLENLEPPQTSHLFQMQIVVSPTITTKEIKMKPCHIGENSSCHVCGKCFDCKSGLERHMRAHTGEKPYCCSECGKCYSQIGNLTVHMRGHTGERSYRCFLCGEYFITASQLKSHKITHTQGSNIIPGTSKTKSRLCAGNSRETRDGPYQCKECVKSFRQKRNLLRHMRNHTGAINAANASTGVEHFFLT, encoded by the exons ATGTCCAAACTACAGTTGTTGAATGTGTTTCTTACCAAGCGACTAACCGCGGCTGCTGTGGAGATATATGTGGAAGTGGAAAAAACCATAACAGAATACGAGAACGAAATTTCCAGTTCGAAGGAGGAGATCAAGCGTTTACGGCGGCTGTTGGATTTGGTTTTCAATCCCGAGATAAAATTACATCGAGCAG ACCTACATCAGCTCTATCTCCCAGATGAGGTTTCTCCTGAGCAGCAGGAGTGGAGCCCCAGTCTGAAGCAAGAGGACCCAGAGCCCTCACAGATTAAAGAGGAACATGAAGTCTGGACCAGTCAGGGGGGAGAACAGTTTAAAGAGCTAGAGCCTGATACCAAAGAGTTAATATTCACTCCCTCTTTGGAAAATCTGGAACCACCTCAGACCTCACATCTTTTCCAAATGCAAATTGTGGTCTCACCCACCATTACAACTAAAGAGATCAAGATGAAACCATGTCACATTGGTGAAAACTCTTCTTGTCATGTTTGTGGTAAATGTTTTGACTGTAAATCTGGTCTGGAAAGGCATATGAGGGCTCATACCGGCGAAAAACCTTATTGCTGCAGTGAATGTGGCAAATGCTATAGTCAGATAGGAAATCTGACAGTGCATATGAGGGGACATACAGGGGAGAGATCATACAGATGCTTTTTGTGTGGAGAATACTTCATCACAGCATCCCAattaaaatcacataaaatcactcACACGCAGGGGAGTAATATAATCCCGGGGACGTCCAAAACCAAATCTCGTTTGTGCGCTGGTAACAGTCGTGAGACTAGGGATGGACCGTATCAGTGCAAGGAATGTGTTAAATCCTTCAGGCAGAAGAGGAACCTGTTACGACATATGAGGAATCACACAGGAGCAATTAATGCAGCAAATGCTTCAACTGGAGTggaacatttttttttaacatga
- the LOC120044383 gene encoding ATP-sensitive inward rectifier potassium channel 1-like, translating to MFQFVQRHIHDHLMERIIHRTRLVTKDGRCNIEFGNIEYHNQFAYLGDFWTTVVEIRWRFVLLLFVASFTGSWFVFSLLWYWIAKSNGDLIGQNRTDSHVRCIDNVNGLTTAFLYSLETQTTIGYGGRALTGHCPATVALIVVQSLIGVFVNCFMCGVILAKISLPKKRAKTVTFSNTAVICLKKGSLCLLIRVANLRKTLLIGSQIYGKLLRTTVTPEGETIILDQVGIDFAVDAGKDNLFFVCPLTLYHIIDKASPFYDMSADTLQQQDFELVVFLDGMAESTSSACQVRTSFIPQEVQWGYSFLPIISRTKTGKYRVDFSNFSRTVPVTTPHCVQCFQSDPDQRNHNNNQNNHHRKLGIDNPGFEVIDIQDTMDITKM from the coding sequence ATGTTCCAGTTCGTCCAGAGGCACATCCACGACCACCTGATGGAGCGCATAATCCACCGGACTCGTCTGGTGACCAAAGATGGCCGCTGCAACATTGAGTTTGGCAACATCGAGTACCACAACCAATTTGCCTACCTGGGGGATTTCTGGACGACGGTTGTGGAGATCCGCTGGCgttttgtcctcctcctcttcgtcgcCTCCTTCACAGGCAGCTGGTTCGTCTTCAGCCTTCTGTGGTACTGGATTGCCAAGAGCAATGGTGATCTGATTGGACAGAACCGCACAGACAGCCACGTCCGTTGTATAGACAATGTCAATGGACTCACCACGGCTTTCCTGTACTCCTTGGAGACCCAGACAACAATTGGTTATGGTGGACGGGCACTCACTGGGCACTGCCCTGCCACCGTGGCCCTCATTGTCGTCCAATCCCTCATTGGCGTCTTTGTCAACTGCTTCATGTGTGGGGTGATCCTGGCCAAGATCTCCCTTCCCAAGAAGAGGGCAAAGACAGTGACCTTCAGTAACACAGCGGTCATCTGCCTGAAGAAGGGCAGCCTGTGCCTGCTTATCCGAGTGGCCAACCTCCGCAAGACCTTGCTCATCGGGAGCCAAATCTACGGCAAGCTGCTTAGGACAACTGTCACGCCGGAAGGTGAGACTATAATTCTCGACCAGGTAGGCATTGACTTTGCAGTGGACGCTGGCAAGGACAACCTGTTTTTTGTCTGCCCGCTGACATTGTACCACATCATCGATAAGGCCAGTCCGTTTTACGACATGTCAGCGGACACCCTCCAGCAGCAGGACTTTGAGCTGGTGGTCTTCCTGGACGGGATGGCCGAGTCCACCAGCTCCGCCTGCCAGGTACGGACCTCCTTCATCCCCCAGGAGGTCCAATGGGGATACAGCTTCCTGCCCATCATCTCCCGCACCAAGACAGGCAAGTACCGTGTGGACTTCTCCAACTTCTCCAGAACCGTGCCGGTGACGACCCCACACTGTGTCCAATGCTTTCAGAGTGATCCAGACCAACGCAACCACAACAATAACCAAAACAACCACCACAGGAAGCTAGGTATTGACAACCCCGGATTCGAAGTGATTGACATTCAAGACACAATGGATATCACAAAAATGTGA